A genomic segment from Paenibacillus sp. FSL K6-1096 encodes:
- the topA gene encoding type I DNA topoisomerase, protein MADALVIVESPAKAKTIGKYLGSKYIVKASMGHIRDLPKSQIGVEVEKDFNPKYITIRGKGSILKELKDASKKVKKVYLAADPDREGEAIAWHLAHALELDNTQECRVVFNEITKQAVKDAFKTPRKINMDLVNAQQARRILDRLVGYKISPLLWKKVKKGLSAGRVQSVAVKIIMDRENEISAFIPTEYWSITAKLGIRDSEFEAKFHKLNGEKKELNQESDVQEVLEAIKNAAFEVKEVKEKERQRHPSAPFTTSSLQQEAARKLGFRAAKTMSVAQQLYEGVELGKEGTVGLITYMRTDSTRISATAQEEAKELILSKYGEKFVPETPRQYSKKAAGAQDAHEAIRPTSALREPEMVKEFMSRDQFRLYKLVWERFVSSQMSSAVLDTLSVDIAAGTAIFRAVGSKVSFPGFMKVYVEGNDDGTTDDEKFLPPLKAGDALKANEIEPKQHFTQPPPRYTEARLVKTLEELGIGRPSTYAPTLETIQKRGYVAIEEKKFMPTELGELIIEQMEEFFPEILDVEFTAHMEGDLDHVEEGAEDWVKVLAEFYESFEKRLTYAEEEMKEIEIEDEVSDELCEKCGKPMVYKLGRFGKFLACSGFPECRNTKPIVKDIGVSCPKCHEGKVVERRSKKGRVFYGCDQYPGCDFVSWDRPSAKPCPVCGAWMIEKRNKQGTKLQCTSCDHTEEVLDNEELAE, encoded by the coding sequence ATGGCAGATGCGTTGGTTATTGTAGAATCACCGGCAAAAGCAAAAACAATCGGTAAATATCTTGGCAGTAAATATATCGTTAAGGCATCGATGGGGCATATCCGCGATTTGCCCAAGAGCCAGATCGGCGTTGAGGTGGAAAAGGATTTCAATCCCAAGTACATTACGATCCGCGGCAAGGGCTCCATTCTGAAGGAGCTTAAGGATGCCAGCAAAAAAGTGAAAAAAGTCTATCTCGCAGCTGACCCGGACCGCGAAGGTGAAGCGATTGCCTGGCATCTGGCCCATGCGCTGGAGCTGGATAATACCCAGGAGTGCCGGGTGGTATTCAATGAGATTACGAAGCAGGCGGTGAAGGATGCCTTCAAGACGCCGCGCAAGATTAATATGGATCTGGTGAACGCCCAGCAGGCCCGGCGGATTCTCGACCGGCTGGTCGGCTATAAGATCAGTCCCCTATTATGGAAGAAAGTCAAAAAAGGCCTGTCTGCCGGACGGGTGCAATCGGTAGCGGTCAAGATTATCATGGACCGCGAGAATGAAATATCTGCGTTCATTCCTACAGAATACTGGAGTATCACCGCCAAGCTTGGCATCCGGGATTCGGAGTTCGAAGCCAAGTTCCATAAGCTGAACGGCGAGAAGAAAGAGCTGAACCAGGAGAGCGATGTCCAGGAAGTGCTGGAGGCGATCAAGAATGCCGCCTTCGAGGTGAAGGAAGTCAAGGAGAAGGAAAGACAGCGGCATCCGTCCGCTCCTTTTACAACGAGCTCGTTGCAGCAGGAAGCGGCCCGCAAGCTGGGCTTCCGCGCAGCCAAGACGATGTCAGTCGCCCAGCAGCTCTATGAAGGGGTTGAGCTGGGCAAGGAAGGCACTGTCGGCTTGATTACCTATATGCGTACGGATTCCACCCGGATCTCCGCTACGGCTCAGGAAGAAGCCAAGGAGCTGATCCTCTCCAAATACGGCGAGAAGTTCGTTCCCGAGACGCCGCGCCAGTATTCCAAGAAGGCTGCGGGCGCTCAGGATGCCCATGAAGCGATCCGTCCCACCTCTGCGCTCCGCGAGCCGGAGATGGTTAAGGAATTCATGAGCCGTGACCAGTTCCGTCTGTATAAGCTGGTATGGGAACGGTTTGTATCCAGCCAGATGTCCTCGGCGGTGCTCGATACCCTGTCGGTTGATATTGCAGCCGGTACAGCGATTTTCAGAGCCGTCGGGTCGAAGGTATCCTTCCCGGGGTTCATGAAGGTCTATGTGGAAGGCAATGATGACGGCACCACCGATGACGAGAAATTCCTGCCGCCGCTTAAGGCCGGTGATGCGTTGAAGGCGAACGAGATCGAGCCGAAGCAGCATTTCACCCAGCCGCCTCCGAGATATACGGAAGCAAGACTGGTCAAAACGCTGGAGGAGCTGGGCATCGGCCGTCCGAGTACGTATGCGCCGACACTGGAGACGATCCAGAAGCGCGGATATGTGGCGATTGAAGAGAAGAAGTTCATGCCGACCGAGCTCGGCGAGCTGATCATCGAGCAAATGGAAGAATTCTTCCCGGAGATTCTCGATGTGGAATTCACGGCCCATATGGAAGGCGATCTTGACCATGTGGAAGAGGGAGCCGAGGATTGGGTTAAGGTGCTGGCAGAATTCTATGAATCCTTCGAGAAGCGGCTTACGTATGCGGAAGAAGAAATGAAGGAAATCGAAATTGAAGATGAGGTCTCCGACGAGCTGTGCGAGAAATGCGGCAAGCCGATGGTCTACAAGCTGGGCCGGTTCGGTAAATTTCTTGCCTGCTCGGGATTCCCGGAGTGCCGCAATACGAAGCCGATTGTGAAGGATATCGGGGTCAGCTGTCCGAAATGCCATGAAGGCAAGGTTGTAGAGCGGCGCAGCAAGAAGGGGCGTGTCTTCTACGGCTGTGACCAGTATCCGGGCTGCGATTTCGTGTCCTGGGACAGACCGTCCGCGAAGCCGTGTCCGGTGTGCGGCGCCTGGATGATAGAGAAGCGCAATAAGCAGGGTACGAAGCTGCAGTGCACCTCGTGTGATCATACAGAGGAAGTGCTGGACAACGAAGAATTGGCAGAATAA
- the trmFO gene encoding FADH(2)-oxidizing methylenetetrahydrofolate--tRNA-(uracil(54)-C(5))-methyltransferase TrmFO, translating into MTEIKKVTVIGAGLAGSEAAWQIASRGVPVRLYEMRPAVKTPAHHTDQFAELVCSNSLRANGLGNAVGVLKEEMRRLDSLVLGAADKHAVPAGGALAVDRDGFSGEITSVLHNHPLVEVINEELTHIPEEGIVVIATGPLTSPALSSEIKELLGEEYFYFYDAAAPIVEKDSIDMSKVYLASRYDKGEAAYLNCPMTEEEFNTFYDALISAETAALKDFEKEIYFEGCMPIEIMMRRGKQTALFGPMKPVGLMNPHTGKLPYAVVQLRQDNAAGTLYNLVGFQTHLKWGEQKRVFSLIPGLENAEYVRYGVMHRNTFINSPKLLHPTYQMKGRERLFFAGQMTGVEGYVESAASGMIAGMNAARAALGEESLIFPEDTVLGSMPAYITSADPEHFQPMNANFGLLPKLDTRFKSKKEKNERLAYRALDSLAAYAASRGLTYKEPEAAEAEHAEADAPAQ; encoded by the coding sequence TTGACTGAAATCAAGAAGGTAACCGTCATCGGAGCAGGCCTTGCCGGGAGCGAGGCCGCCTGGCAAATCGCCTCTCGCGGAGTGCCGGTAAGATTATATGAGATGCGCCCGGCCGTGAAGACACCGGCGCATCATACGGACCAGTTCGCCGAGCTGGTCTGCAGCAACTCGCTGCGGGCTAACGGGCTGGGCAATGCGGTGGGTGTACTTAAGGAAGAAATGCGGCGCCTGGACTCGCTTGTGCTGGGCGCTGCCGACAAACATGCGGTTCCGGCAGGCGGTGCGCTTGCGGTAGACCGCGACGGCTTCTCCGGTGAGATTACATCCGTGCTGCATAATCACCCGCTGGTTGAGGTCATAAACGAAGAGCTTACACATATACCGGAGGAAGGGATCGTTGTCATTGCCACAGGCCCGCTGACCTCCCCGGCGCTGTCCTCTGAGATCAAGGAGCTGCTTGGCGAGGAATACTTCTATTTCTACGATGCCGCCGCCCCGATTGTGGAGAAGGACAGCATTGATATGAGCAAGGTCTATCTGGCCTCCCGCTACGATAAAGGCGAAGCTGCCTACCTGAATTGCCCGATGACGGAAGAAGAATTCAATACTTTCTATGATGCCCTAATCTCGGCGGAGACTGCTGCGCTCAAAGATTTCGAGAAAGAGATTTACTTCGAGGGCTGTATGCCAATCGAGATTATGATGAGACGCGGCAAGCAGACGGCCTTATTCGGCCCTATGAAGCCCGTAGGTCTGATGAATCCGCACACCGGCAAGCTGCCTTACGCGGTTGTGCAACTCCGCCAGGACAACGCTGCGGGAACGCTGTATAATCTGGTTGGCTTCCAGACCCATCTGAAGTGGGGCGAGCAGAAACGGGTCTTCTCGCTGATTCCGGGCCTGGAGAATGCCGAATATGTGCGCTACGGCGTCATGCACCGCAATACCTTTATCAACTCCCCCAAGCTGCTGCATCCTACTTATCAGATGAAGGGCCGTGAGCGCCTGTTCTTCGCCGGACAAATGACCGGTGTGGAAGGGTACGTGGAGTCGGCGGCTTCCGGCATGATTGCCGGCATGAATGCAGCGCGGGCTGCGCTTGGCGAGGAGAGCCTGATTTTCCCGGAGGATACCGTTCTTGGCAGCATGCCTGCTTACATTACCTCAGCCGATCCCGAGCACTTCCAGCCGATGAATGCCAACTTCGGCCTGCTGCCGAAGCTGGACACGCGGTTCAAGAGCAAGAAGGAGAAGAATGAACGTCTCGCCTACCGGGCGCTGGACAGCCTCGCCGCATATGCGGCATCCCGCGGGCTGACGTATAAGGAGCCTGAGGCGGCGGAAGCAGAGCATGCCGAAGCGGATGCTCCGGCGCAATAA
- the sucD gene encoding succinate--CoA ligase subunit alpha produces MSILVNKNTKVITQGITGATGLFHTKGALDYGTQMVGGVTPGKGGTTVQITLEDGTEKSLPVFDTVVAAKAATGATASVIYVPPAFAADSIMEAVDAELELVICITEGIPVLDMVKVSRYMEGRSTVLIGPNCPGVITPGECKIGIMPGYIHKPGYVGVVSRSGTLTYEAVHQLTERGIGQSTAVGIGGDPVKGSEFIDILKLFNEDPGTKAVVMIGEIGGTAEEEAAQWIKENMTKPVVGFIGGVTAPPGKRMGHAGAIISGGQGTASEKIAVLESCGIKVAPTPAEMGSTLVSVLEERGILNAFTTH; encoded by the coding sequence ATGAGCATTCTTGTAAATAAAAATACGAAAGTCATCACCCAGGGAATTACCGGAGCCACCGGTCTGTTTCATACAAAAGGCGCGCTGGATTACGGCACGCAAATGGTTGGCGGTGTAACTCCTGGCAAGGGGGGCACCACGGTCCAGATTACGCTGGAGGACGGCACGGAGAAGAGCCTTCCTGTATTCGATACAGTGGTTGCCGCCAAAGCCGCCACAGGCGCGACTGCAAGTGTAATCTATGTACCGCCGGCCTTCGCGGCTGATTCGATTATGGAAGCGGTGGACGCGGAGCTTGAGCTCGTCATTTGCATCACAGAAGGCATTCCGGTGCTTGATATGGTCAAAGTCTCCAGATATATGGAGGGCCGCTCCACGGTACTGATCGGTCCTAACTGTCCGGGTGTAATTACGCCGGGAGAGTGTAAAATCGGCATTATGCCGGGTTACATCCACAAGCCTGGTTATGTAGGGGTAGTCTCCCGCAGCGGGACGCTGACCTATGAGGCTGTGCATCAGCTGACAGAGCGCGGCATCGGGCAATCTACGGCGGTGGGCATCGGGGGCGACCCGGTGAAGGGCTCGGAATTCATCGATATTCTGAAGCTCTTTAATGAAGATCCCGGCACCAAGGCGGTTGTAATGATCGGGGAGATCGGCGGGACGGCCGAAGAGGAAGCTGCTCAGTGGATCAAGGAGAACATGACCAAGCCGGTGGTCGGCTTCATTGGGGGTGTCACGGCTCCTCCGGGCAAGCGGATGGGCCATGCAGGAGCAATTATTTCCGGCGGCCAGGGGACGGCCAGCGAGAAGATCGCTGTGCTGGAGTCCTGCGGCATCAAGGTGGCTCCGACACCTGCCGAGATGGGCTCAACCCTTGTCAGTGTGCTGGAAGAGCGCGGCATTCTGAACGCTTTTACTACCCACTAG
- a CDS encoding organic hydroperoxide resistance protein produces the protein MMTIQQKMYETTVKAVGGRQGSVESDSPKLNLTISTPREMGGAGGEGTNPEQLFAAGYSACFDSALNMVARMGKVKIEGSEVTATVSFGKVEDGGFGIAVKMDVLVKGVDHETAKQLVEAAHGACPYSRATRGNIEVELNVL, from the coding sequence ATGATGACGATCCAACAGAAAATGTATGAAACTACAGTAAAAGCGGTTGGCGGCAGACAAGGCTCTGTCGAATCCGACAGCCCTAAGCTGAACCTCACGATCAGCACACCGCGCGAAATGGGCGGTGCCGGCGGCGAAGGCACGAATCCTGAGCAGCTGTTCGCAGCTGGTTATTCCGCTTGCTTCGACAGCGCTCTGAACATGGTTGCCCGGATGGGCAAGGTGAAGATCGAGGGCAGTGAAGTTACGGCAACCGTAAGCTTCGGCAAAGTGGAAGACGGCGGCTTCGGCATTGCTGTCAAAATGGATGTTCTGGTCAAAGGTGTTGACCATGAAACTGCCAAACAGCTCGTTGAAGCGGCCCACGGCGCTTGTCCCTACTCCCGCGCAACCCGCGGCAATATTGAAGTGGAATTGAACGTGCTGTAA
- a CDS encoding YifB family Mg chelatase-like AAA ATPase encodes MYGQMHSACLYGIEGVMIGVEIDLANGLPQTHIIGLPDSAVREAVERVRAAVKNCGYSYPLQRVTINLAPADLRKEGSAFDLAIALGILTTSGQLIMPDAGELLFIGELALDGSLRPVNGVLSMVETARRTGLKAVLVPPGNAAEAALITGMKVYTAGHLNQLPQPEQPPASGIAELTETSGEEMQQSELPFPVSAGNGAASGKRPPVLALSLEHLRYKPLVVTDNPPPLRAEQLMQEDYSDVLGQNHVKRALTIAAAGMHNILLIGPPGTGKTMLIKRLPGILPDLTDDEALEVTKIFSAAGMLRDGRQGLLRSRPFRSPHHTISGAGLIGGGGIPKPGEVSLAHRGILFLDELPEFSRAVLEVLRQPLEDGLVTISRARAAFTFPGRFLLACSMNPCPCGYLGSGGTHQRCTCSPARIAQYRARISGPLLDRMDMQVDVPRPKEWDAGAPQVSSAQMREAVLRAQAVQAQRYARLPVSWNSELSGAALRRYAALRPEEAVLLNGILESLGLSMRAHDRIIRLARTIADLEGADAINAAHLAEAVQYRNLDRQVTAEEE; translated from the coding sequence GTGTACGGACAAATGCATAGTGCGTGCCTCTATGGCATTGAAGGTGTAATGATTGGCGTGGAGATTGATCTGGCGAACGGCTTGCCGCAGACCCATATTATCGGCTTGCCCGACTCGGCGGTGCGCGAGGCGGTGGAGCGGGTGAGGGCGGCAGTCAAGAACTGCGGATACAGCTATCCGCTTCAGCGGGTTACGATTAATCTGGCTCCGGCGGACCTGCGCAAGGAGGGCTCGGCGTTTGATCTGGCGATTGCGCTGGGCATTCTGACCACGAGCGGTCAGCTTATCATGCCTGATGCCGGAGAGCTGCTGTTCATCGGGGAGCTTGCCCTGGATGGCAGCCTGCGTCCGGTGAACGGGGTGTTATCCATGGTTGAGACTGCGCGGCGGACAGGACTGAAGGCGGTGCTGGTACCGCCCGGCAATGCCGCCGAGGCGGCGTTGATTACAGGGATGAAGGTGTACACAGCCGGGCATCTGAACCAGCTGCCGCAGCCGGAGCAGCCACCTGCCTCTGGTATAGCAGAGCTAACAGAGACAAGCGGAGAGGAGATGCAGCAATCAGAACTGCCGTTTCCGGTATCCGCCGGGAATGGAGCTGCGTCCGGAAAACGCCCTCCGGTGCTTGCGCTGTCCCTGGAGCATTTAAGGTACAAGCCCCTAGTGGTTACGGATAATCCGCCCCCGCTACGGGCCGAACAGCTGATGCAGGAAGATTACAGCGATGTGCTGGGCCAGAATCATGTGAAGCGGGCGCTGACGATCGCGGCTGCCGGAATGCACAATATTCTGCTGATCGGCCCGCCGGGTACGGGGAAGACCATGCTAATCAAGCGGTTGCCCGGTATTCTGCCTGACCTTACGGATGACGAGGCACTGGAGGTGACGAAGATCTTCAGTGCCGCCGGGATGCTCAGGGACGGGCGGCAGGGCCTGCTGCGCAGCCGGCCGTTCCGCTCGCCGCATCATACCATCTCGGGAGCGGGGCTGATCGGCGGAGGCGGTATCCCGAAGCCGGGAGAGGTCAGCCTTGCACACCGCGGCATTCTCTTCCTGGATGAGCTGCCGGAGTTCTCCCGCGCCGTGCTTGAGGTGCTCCGCCAGCCATTGGAGGACGGATTGGTTACGATCAGCCGGGCCCGGGCAGCGTTCACCTTCCCTGGGAGGTTCCTGCTTGCCTGTTCGATGAATCCATGCCCTTGCGGTTATCTCGGTAGTGGCGGCACCCACCAGCGCTGCACCTGCAGCCCGGCCAGAATCGCCCAGTACCGAGCCAGGATTTCGGGGCCGCTGCTGGACCGGATGGACATGCAGGTTGATGTTCCGCGTCCGAAGGAATGGGATGCGGGCGCACCACAGGTCTCTTCCGCACAGATGCGGGAGGCGGTGCTGCGGGCACAGGCTGTTCAAGCGCAGCGGTACGCACGGCTGCCGGTCTCCTGGAACAGCGAGCTGTCGGGAGCGGCACTGCGCCGTTATGCGGCGCTCCGGCCCGAGGAGGCAGTGCTGCTGAACGGCATTCTGGAGAGCCTGGGGCTAAGCATGCGGGCTCATGACCGGATCATCCGGCTGGCCCGCACGATTGCGGATCTGGAAGGCGCAGATGCAATCAATGCCGCACATCTGGCCGAAGCGGTACAGTACCGTAATCTGGACCGGCAGGTGACGGCGGAGGAGGAGTAA
- a CDS encoding phosphoesterase, with protein MYFTSDHHFGHKLIIDFESRPFGSTEEMNQTMITNWNAAVGKEDTVFHLGDFSFLNLEDTRRIVSALNGYKILILGNHDRGRGRAWWLEAGFDEVSEHPLIYKEFFMLSHEPMYMNKHMPYVNVHGHIHGQKYEGKHHFNICVEHWNYTPLSFEQIRDAVTASEEGGD; from the coding sequence GTGTACTTTACCTCGGACCATCATTTTGGCCACAAGCTGATTATTGATTTCGAATCACGGCCCTTTGGCAGCACAGAGGAAATGAACCAGACGATGATCACGAACTGGAATGCGGCGGTGGGCAAGGAGGATACCGTCTTTCATCTCGGTGACTTCTCTTTTCTGAACCTGGAGGATACCCGGAGAATTGTGTCTGCCTTGAACGGCTACAAAATTCTGATTCTCGGCAATCATGACCGCGGCCGCGGCCGGGCCTGGTGGCTGGAAGCCGGGTTTGATGAGGTCAGTGAACATCCGCTGATCTATAAAGAGTTCTTCATGCTCTCCCATGAGCCGATGTATATGAACAAGCATATGCCTTACGTGAATGTGCACGGCCATATCCATGGACAGAAATATGAGGGCAAGCATCATTTCAATATTTGTGTGGAGCATTGGAATTACACGCCGCTCTCCTTCGAGCAGATCCGCGACGCCGTTACAGCCAGCGAAGAAGGTGGAGATTAA
- the sucC gene encoding ADP-forming succinate--CoA ligase subunit beta translates to MNIHEYQGKEVLKKYGVAVPNGKVAYTVEEAVEAAAALGTPVVVVKAQIHAGGRGKAGGVKVAKNSDEVRAYASEILGKTLVTHQTGPEGKVVKRLLIEEGCQIEKEYYIGLVVDRGTGRVVMMASEEGGTEIEEVAATHPEKIFKEIIDPAVGLQTFQARKLAYSIAIPPALVNKAVKFMQALYLAFVDKDCSIAEINPLVVTADGNVMALDAKLNFDSNSLFRHKDIQELRDLDEEDAKEIEASKYDLSYIALDGNIGCMVNGAGLAMATMDIIKYYGGEPANFLDVGGGATTEKVTEAFKIILSDDKVNGIFVNIFGGIMRCDVIATGVVEAARQLGLTKPLVVRLEGTNVALGKEILAGSGLNIVAADSMADGARKIVALV, encoded by the coding sequence ATGAATATCCACGAGTATCAGGGAAAAGAAGTACTTAAGAAGTACGGCGTTGCCGTACCGAACGGAAAAGTTGCTTATACAGTGGAGGAAGCAGTAGAAGCTGCCGCAGCGCTGGGCACACCGGTTGTTGTAGTCAAAGCTCAGATTCATGCCGGAGGACGCGGCAAAGCGGGCGGCGTCAAGGTGGCGAAGAACAGTGATGAGGTCCGCGCATATGCGTCCGAAATCCTCGGCAAGACACTGGTTACCCATCAGACGGGACCCGAAGGCAAGGTAGTGAAGCGGCTGCTGATTGAAGAAGGCTGCCAGATTGAGAAAGAGTATTATATCGGACTGGTGGTGGACCGCGGCACCGGCCGGGTGGTTATGATGGCTTCCGAGGAAGGCGGCACGGAGATTGAAGAGGTGGCGGCAACGCACCCTGAGAAGATTTTCAAGGAGATCATTGATCCGGCAGTGGGATTGCAGACCTTCCAGGCACGCAAGCTGGCTTACAGCATTGCCATTCCGCCTGCGCTGGTCAATAAGGCTGTGAAGTTCATGCAAGCGCTGTATCTGGCTTTTGTGGATAAAGATTGCTCAATTGCCGAGATCAATCCGCTGGTCGTAACCGCTGACGGCAATGTGATGGCGCTGGATGCCAAGCTGAATTTCGATTCTAACAGCCTGTTCCGCCATAAGGATATTCAGGAGCTGCGCGATCTGGACGAAGAAGATGCCAAGGAAATTGAGGCTTCCAAATATGATCTCAGCTACATCGCACTGGACGGCAACATCGGCTGTATGGTGAACGGTGCGGGACTGGCCATGGCGACCATGGACATTATCAAATATTACGGCGGCGAGCCGGCTAACTTCCTAGATGTAGGGGGCGGCGCGACGACTGAGAAGGTCACCGAAGCGTTCAAAATCATCCTGTCGGATGACAAGGTGAACGGCATTTTCGTTAATATTTTCGGCGGAATTATGCGTTGTGATGTCATTGCTACAGGTGTAGTGGAGGCTGCCAGACAGCTTGGATTAACCAAGCCGCTGGTGGTGCGTCTGGAGGGCACGAATGTTGCACTGGGCAAGGAGATCCTCGCCGGTTCGGGACTGAACATTGTTGCTGCCGATTCCATGGCTGACGGTGCCCGCAAAATTGTTGCTCTTGTGTAA
- a CDS encoding MarR family transcriptional regulator — protein MQNEPTTTPELMLENQLCFTIYACSREFTKLYQPHLDKIGLTYSQYLVMLVLWERRQCTVKELGEALFLDSGTLTPLLKRLQAAGLILRERSQQDERKVLISLTDQGLALKQEALSIPGKMAAGTMLSPVEFIDLLGQFKDLLNRVHEANMNSSK, from the coding sequence ATGCAAAATGAACCGACAACCACCCCTGAGCTCATGCTTGAGAACCAGCTCTGCTTTACGATCTATGCCTGTTCGCGTGAATTCACGAAGCTGTATCAGCCCCATCTGGACAAAATCGGATTGACATATTCCCAGTATCTGGTGATGCTTGTTCTGTGGGAGAGACGGCAATGTACGGTCAAGGAGCTGGGCGAGGCGCTGTTCCTGGATTCTGGCACACTGACTCCGCTGCTTAAGCGGCTGCAGGCCGCAGGACTGATCTTGCGTGAACGTTCCCAGCAGGATGAGCGGAAGGTGCTGATCTCATTAACGGACCAGGGGCTGGCGCTGAAGCAGGAGGCATTGTCTATTCCCGGCAAAATGGCCGCTGGCACGATGCTCTCTCCGGTAGAATTCATCGATCTGCTTGGACAATTCAAAGACCTTCTGAACCGGGTCCACGAGGCGAATATGAATAGCTCCAAATAA
- the hslV gene encoding ATP-dependent protease subunit HslV: MLPSFHATTICAVRHNGHAAIAGDGQVTFGESVIMKTTAKKVRRLYRGQVIAGFAGSVSDAITLFEKFEGKLEEHHGNLQRAAVELAKDWRQDRILRKLEALMIVMDKEGMLLISGNGEIIEPDDDVLAIGSGGNFALASGRALKRHAAHLGADEIAREALQIASEICVYTNSNIIVEQL; encoded by the coding sequence ATGTTACCCAGCTTTCATGCGACTACAATTTGTGCGGTAAGACATAACGGCCATGCGGCGATTGCCGGGGACGGCCAGGTTACATTCGGAGAGAGCGTCATTATGAAGACGACGGCCAAAAAAGTCCGCCGCCTGTACAGAGGGCAGGTGATTGCAGGTTTTGCGGGTTCCGTATCCGATGCGATCACACTGTTCGAGAAGTTCGAGGGCAAGCTGGAGGAGCATCACGGCAACCTGCAGAGGGCTGCGGTGGAGCTGGCCAAGGATTGGCGCCAGGACCGCATCCTGCGCAAGCTGGAGGCCCTTATGATTGTAATGGATAAGGAAGGGATGCTGCTGATCTCCGGCAACGGCGAGATCATTGAACCGGATGACGATGTGCTGGCGATCGGCTCCGGCGGGAACTTTGCGCTCGCCTCCGGGCGGGCGCTCAAACGTCATGCCGCTCATCTGGGCGCCGACGAGATTGCCAGAGAAGCGCTGCAGATTGCTTCCGAGATCTGTGTATATACCAATTCCAATATCATTGTCGAACAATTATAG
- the dprA gene encoding DNA-processing protein DprA, translating to MEIRDLLFGLHEVEGIGWKSIDRIQRAGLLTEDVLSCTDEDWQRAGIPDKLSAKLAAVLNEAWIVKRRSLMEESGVAMVTILDADYPVQLKETAQPPWVLYYRGRLELASRPSVAMVGTRVPTAYGRKVGELLAGQLSAAGLTVVSGLARGIDSISHEAALAGAGGTIAVVATGLDKVYPPENRGLERQIAREGLVLSEYPLGTPSHPGLFPQRNRIIAGLTLGTLVVEADSRSGSLITADAALEAGRDVFAVPGPLTSPKSRGALELIKQGAKLVTAASDIVEEYVSYLPKAGSGASLTGGLEHGETEDCLQKKLTSEELHLYHILHQGPFTLDELLVSTKWDFGHLHSVLLSLIIKKAVVQLPGAIYKVI from the coding sequence ATGGAAATCCGTGATCTGCTGTTTGGACTGCATGAGGTGGAAGGAATCGGCTGGAAGAGCATTGACCGGATACAGCGGGCGGGACTGCTGACGGAGGATGTCTTATCCTGCACTGACGAAGACTGGCAAAGGGCCGGCATCCCCGATAAATTGTCCGCTAAGCTTGCTGCTGTTCTGAATGAAGCATGGATTGTGAAGCGCCGCTCTTTAATGGAAGAAAGCGGTGTAGCGATGGTGACCATTCTGGATGCAGACTATCCTGTTCAGTTAAAAGAAACCGCCCAGCCGCCATGGGTCCTGTATTACCGGGGCCGGCTGGAGCTGGCATCGCGCCCTTCTGTGGCGATGGTCGGAACCCGGGTGCCCACTGCCTACGGGCGCAAGGTGGGAGAGCTGCTGGCTGGTCAGCTGAGCGCAGCTGGTCTAACGGTTGTCAGCGGTCTGGCCAGAGGAATAGACAGCATCAGCCACGAAGCGGCGCTGGCGGGAGCCGGAGGCACGATTGCTGTGGTGGCCACCGGGCTGGACAAGGTCTATCCCCCGGAGAACCGCGGGCTGGAGCGGCAGATTGCGCGTGAAGGTCTGGTGCTGAGTGAATATCCGCTTGGAACACCCAGCCACCCGGGATTATTCCCGCAGCGCAACCGGATTATTGCCGGCCTGACCCTGGGGACGCTGGTGGTGGAGGCCGACAGCCGCAGCGGATCGCTGATTACAGCCGATGCTGCGCTTGAAGCCGGCAGGGATGTATTCGCCGTGCCGGGGCCGCTTACTTCACCCAAGAGCAGGGGGGCGCTGGAGCTGATTAAGCAGGGGGCCAAGCTGGTCACCGCAGCCTCAGATATTGTCGAAGAATACGTGTCCTACCTGCCTAAGGCCGGATCAGGAGCATCCCTGACAGGAGGCTTGGAGCACGGGGAAACGGAAGACTGTCTGCAAAAGAAATTGACAAGTGAGGAGCTGCACCTTTACCATATACTGCATCAAGGGCCGTTTACGCTGGATGAGCTGCTGGTGTCTACAAAGTGGGATTTTGGACATTTGCATTCAGTTCTGTTATCTTTAATCATAAAAAAAGCGGTAGTACAATTACCGGGAGCAATTTATAAGGTAATTTAA